In a genomic window of Leisingera caerulea DSM 24564:
- a CDS encoding GlxA family transcriptional regulator, with protein sequence MQRDNTMTLGFLIFPGFPMACLTSAIEPLRAANEIAGTETFRWKLISETGASVNASANVAFQPDCSLDQTEDIDTLFLLSSPQGKFEDPKGSNGKLRHLARHGTEMGAVSGGVFPLARSGLLDGHSCSVHWCYKAAFSAEFPSLATVDDVIVLDRRRFTASGAAAMFDLSLKLIEQALGDAVMTEVACWFQHPMVRAEGVRQKIPAFKTDSTADSLPPPVAKAVELFADNLEHPVSIRDAASEIGVSPRQLERSFKAATGQSPAIYYRTLRMNAARQLVMYSRDSITSIANAVGYATSSTLSQHYRDSFGVTPQEERRKVNLFRVQDNRPIPSA encoded by the coding sequence ATGCAGCGCGACAACACCATGACCCTCGGTTTTCTGATTTTTCCCGGCTTTCCAATGGCCTGCCTGACGTCGGCCATCGAACCCCTGCGCGCGGCAAATGAAATTGCCGGCACCGAAACTTTCCGATGGAAGCTGATCTCCGAAACCGGTGCCAGCGTGAACGCCTCCGCCAATGTGGCGTTCCAGCCCGACTGCTCCCTGGACCAGACTGAGGACATCGACACCCTGTTCCTGCTGTCCAGCCCGCAAGGCAAATTCGAAGATCCCAAGGGCTCCAACGGCAAGCTGCGCCACCTCGCCCGCCATGGCACCGAAATGGGCGCGGTCTCCGGCGGCGTGTTCCCGCTGGCCCGCTCCGGCCTGCTGGACGGCCACAGCTGCTCGGTGCACTGGTGCTACAAGGCCGCGTTTTCCGCCGAATTCCCGTCGCTGGCCACCGTCGACGACGTGATTGTCCTCGACCGCCGCCGCTTTACCGCCAGCGGCGCCGCGGCGATGTTCGACCTGTCTCTGAAACTTATTGAACAGGCCCTGGGCGACGCGGTGATGACCGAAGTCGCCTGCTGGTTCCAGCACCCGATGGTCCGGGCCGAGGGCGTGCGCCAGAAGATCCCTGCCTTCAAGACCGACAGCACCGCCGACAGCCTGCCGCCGCCGGTCGCCAAAGCGGTTGAACTGTTTGCCGACAACCTGGAGCACCCGGTGTCGATCCGCGATGCGGCCAGCGAAATCGGCGTCTCGCCGCGCCAGCTGGAACGCAGCTTCAAGGCCGCCACCGGCCAAAGCCCCGCGATCTATTACCGTACCCTGCGGATGAACGCGGCGCGGCAGCTGGTGATGTACTCCCGCGACTCGATCACTTCGATTGCAAATGCGGTTGGCTACGCCACCTCCTCCACCCTGTCGCAGCACTACCGCGACAGCTTCGGCGTCACCCCGCAGGAGGAACGCCGCAAGGTGAACCTGTTCCGGGTCCAGGACAACCGGCCGATCCCCTCTGCCTGA
- a CDS encoding sarcosine oxidase subunit gamma: MGKFDNHGLKAISPLGGHEPRADTFTGLLIREVTDRALASLAIRQGQAEAVNAAAASYLGGPLPEPASWSAAGEFAAWWMGPDLWMVSAPHDSHELLAADLKQAVGEAGSVVEQTDGWCCFGLEGVRCFDVLERLCNANVRAGKAGDATRTSMEHLGVFLLCHEPGQRYSIIGPRSSAASLHHALVAAAKSVI; encoded by the coding sequence GTGGGTAAGTTTGATAATCATGGTCTGAAAGCCATCTCTCCGCTGGGCGGGCATGAACCGCGGGCGGACACTTTCACCGGGCTGCTGATCCGTGAAGTCACCGACCGGGCGCTGGCCTCTTTGGCGATACGCCAGGGGCAGGCGGAAGCGGTGAACGCCGCGGCCGCCTCGTATCTGGGCGGTCCCCTGCCGGAGCCTGCCAGCTGGAGCGCGGCAGGGGAGTTTGCCGCCTGGTGGATGGGCCCGGATCTGTGGATGGTCTCTGCGCCGCATGACAGCCACGAACTGCTGGCGGCTGATCTGAAGCAGGCGGTGGGCGAGGCTGGATCGGTGGTGGAGCAGACCGATGGCTGGTGCTGTTTCGGCTTGGAAGGCGTGCGCTGTTTTGATGTGCTGGAACGGCTGTGCAACGCCAATGTCCGCGCGGGCAAAGCGGGCGATGCGACCCGCACCTCGATGGAGCATCTGGGTGTTTTCCTGCTGTGCCATGAACCGGGCCAGAGATATTCGATCATCGGCCCGCGGTCGTCGGCGGCATCGCTGCATCATGCGCTGGTGGCGGCGGCCAAGTCGGTGATCTGA
- a CDS encoding carboxymuconolactone decarboxylase family protein, translating into MLTAVATFFIRRAEKRIGASLDYVRHIARTNFSLLSRYNRIFGFLDPNRHVPAAAYHAARLRGALAADCGTCVEVEINLARAGGLDEELINDVLRADFQTLPPELAPVVRLADAVTARREDDPEARSAVTGTYGDAGLIELSFAMNGAAMLPGIKRAMGHATACDLSVMRRLTASR; encoded by the coding sequence ATGCTGACCGCAGTTGCCACATTTTTTATCCGCCGCGCGGAAAAGCGGATTGGCGCAAGCCTGGATTATGTCCGCCACATCGCGCGGACGAATTTTTCCCTGCTGTCGCGTTACAACAGGATTTTCGGGTTTCTTGATCCCAACCGCCACGTTCCGGCTGCCGCCTACCACGCTGCCCGCCTGCGCGGCGCACTTGCCGCAGACTGCGGCACCTGCGTTGAGGTCGAGATCAATCTGGCGCGGGCCGGCGGGTTGGATGAGGAACTTATCAACGACGTCCTCAGGGCAGATTTCCAGACCCTGCCGCCGGAACTTGCCCCAGTTGTCCGGCTGGCCGACGCGGTCACCGCCCGGCGCGAGGACGACCCAGAAGCCCGCAGCGCAGTAACCGGCACCTACGGCGATGCCGGTCTGATTGAGCTGTCTTTTGCCATGAACGGGGCTGCGATGCTGCCAGGCATCAAGCGCGCAATGGGCCATGCGACAGCCTGCGACCTGTCGGTGATGCGGCGCCTTACTGCAAGCCGATAA